The Cuculus canorus isolate bCucCan1 chromosome 5, bCucCan1.pri, whole genome shotgun sequence genome window below encodes:
- the RPS13 gene encoding 40S ribosomal protein S13 produces MGRMHAPGKGLSQSALPYRRSVPTWLKLTSDDVKEQIYKLAKKGLTPSQIGVILRDSHGVAQVRFVTGNKILRILKSKGLAPDLPEDLYHLIKKAVAVRKHLERNRKDKDAKFRLILIESRIHRLARYYKTKRVLPPNWKYESSTASALVA; encoded by the exons ATGGGTCGCATGCACGCTCCTGG GAAGGGTTTGTCCCAGTCAGCCCTGCCCTACCGGCGCAGCGTGCCCACG tggCTGAAACTTACTTCTGATGACGTAAAGGAACAAATCTACAAGTTGGCTAAAAAAGGCCTGACTCCCTCACAAATCG GTGTGATCCTGAGGGACTCCCATGGGGTTGCCCAGGTTCGCTTTGTTACTGGCAACAAAATTTTGAGAATCCTTAAATCGAAGGGACTGGCCCCAGACCTTCCTGAGGATCTTTATCACTTGATTAAGAAAGCTGTTGCTGTTCGCAAACATcttgagagaaacagaaag GATAAAGATGCCAAGTTCCGCCTGATCCTCATTGAAAGCAGAATCCACAGGCTGGCTCGCTACTACAAGACTAAGAGAGTGCTGCCACCCAATTGGAAGTA TGAATCGTCGACAGCTTCTGCCCTGGTCGCATAA